One genomic region from Thermoleptolyngbya sichuanensis A183 encodes:
- the rfbD gene encoding dTDP-4-dehydrorhamnose reductase, translated as MTSILLIGAAGQLGQELQRKLPCIGTVKSLDRRCLDLTQTDRIYQAVYECKPDVIVNAAAYTAVDQAEREPELAHAINAEAPTTLAEIASRIGASLVHVSTDYVFDGQSHTPYQEAALTGPISAYGRSKLAGEIGIRQACDRHIILRTSWVYSTWGKSNFVKTMLRLGGDRPEIRVVADQVGAPTWAADLAQAIAILISRSGATSDRVHQGLPNGLLVQSSSPVNGSSQESLWGTYHFTNSGVASWYDFSVAIFEIASQLGFPLQVQRIVPISTAEYPTPAQRPAYSVLSLKKTAAALGGYPPHWRQSLKKMLAELYTHSYESAYSLRR; from the coding sequence TGCCTAGATCTCACACAAACTGACCGGATCTATCAGGCCGTTTATGAATGCAAGCCGGACGTGATCGTGAACGCGGCCGCCTACACAGCCGTTGATCAGGCAGAACGCGAACCAGAACTCGCCCACGCCATTAATGCGGAAGCGCCCACAACGCTGGCGGAGATTGCAAGCCGCATTGGCGCATCGCTGGTTCATGTCTCAACGGACTACGTGTTTGATGGGCAGTCCCACACGCCCTATCAGGAGGCTGCTTTGACCGGGCCCATTAGCGCCTATGGACGCTCCAAGCTGGCAGGGGAGATCGGCATTCGGCAGGCCTGCGATCGCCACATCATTCTCCGCACGTCCTGGGTCTACAGCACTTGGGGCAAGAGCAATTTTGTAAAAACCATGCTGCGGCTGGGGGGCGATCGCCCAGAGATTCGCGTAGTCGCGGATCAGGTAGGCGCTCCTACCTGGGCGGCAGACCTGGCCCAGGCGATCGCCATTTTGATATCGCGCTCTGGTGCGACTTCGGATCGGGTGCATCAGGGCTTGCCGAATGGGTTGCTGGTGCAGAGCAGTTCCCCTGTCAATGGCAGTTCCCAGGAATCGCTCTGGGGAACCTACCACTTTACGAATAGCGGCGTTGCAAGCTGGTACGACTTTTCGGTGGCCATTTTTGAAATTGCGAGTCAGCTTGGGTTTCCCCTCCAAGTGCAGCGGATTGTGCCAATTTCCACGGCGGAGTATCCTACGCCCGCGCAACGTCCTGCCTACTCGGTCTTGTCGCTCAAAAAAACCGCTGCGGCGCTGGGTGGCTATCCCCCCCACTGGCGGCAATCGTTGAAAAAGATGCTGGCTGAACTTTATACCCACTCCTATGAAAGCGCTTATTCTCTCCGGCGGTAA